The proteins below come from a single Dermacentor albipictus isolate Rhodes 1998 colony chromosome 7, USDA_Dalb.pri_finalv2, whole genome shotgun sequence genomic window:
- the LOC135910115 gene encoding uncharacterized protein isoform X1, whose amino-acid sequence MTSAISPQVAGTSIEEEPWCVLDDVLCETTGVLIEPRELAAADAETVAPKARARYRSIVTRARRTPKVMSLAGIRNALMWLPRSMIPLRRPSPLERPEYIQDMDSGLCDRSTRGCFKRQSSSEAESLKNILRRVSQDLPAQLGGALKARPCLTEKTVSDISAAAPRQVLLRSSAPECEFESLARSSLPVVSRFGPRWSTPSRMSGGMLSLKSTNTFASARVKRQPLCRGLFVSSLTATSEGSVENSGSHDRSRHPTQVPSPDAEDAAPPATVGTVIFEKVWSPWTSAFHMEPLVMDLVTGARTPKPLRQEGDDKVKSPAPSGKPPSGKSPMSVAASQKQSLEEPQSSKAPSRGAASVAGGRTPAAITPALQTIPGTPITPYTPELDSEIFEGPESYKEPEYELSDTTILDVNPSLLLPLSGCNFLIIIVSAIVFLGSVYAYFGRDKTETDAASPNTWLVYLLLNLELLFMFLSVVYFVTASIGFLGALRQNISLLDLYASLQGSLISCLLVLMFVVFFLPLIGREFVLSHITTDLIVHYRDGADYRAQIDYVQSSLRCCGVTDESYLDWNANAYFNCSPTNPSAERCSVPSSCCKVVAPGVYDDVPGPAEASGGAGADKSRAAKATSDHVDDVAVPSTLCGRGVMKLEHADAWKCRRGGAVHVAAGALPSHYPGDFHRRQGRDSCTRKSLRQVLPGRIPRPGSHEENEGAGTGHGFGRRVGASGPGSSAGGVRRGSQGAAPQAVSRPWVRAARVEAHAASTVLGRDHGMLPERQQWTHAMQPRGRP is encoded by the exons ATGACGTCGGCCATATCGCCTCAGGTAGCAGGAACCAGCATCGAGGAGGAACCCTGGTGCGTCTTGGACGATGTGCTGTGCGAGACTACTGGGGTCCTCATAGAACCACGTGAACTAGCGGCAGCAGATGCAGAGACTGTGGCCCCTAAGGCGAGAGCACGGTACCGGTCTATTGTTACTCGTGCACGGCGAACGCCTAAAGTCATGTCGTTAGCAGGAATAAGAAACGCGTTGATGTGGCTTCCACGTTCGATGATTCCTCTCAGGAGGCCTTCGCCTTTGGAGAGACCCGAATACATCCAAGACATGGATTCGGGTTTGTGTGACAGGTCGACGCGAGGATGCTTCAAACGACAGTCCTCCAGCGAAGCAGAAAGCTTGAAGAACATTCTGCGTCGGGTATCTCAAGACCTACCGGCGCAGTTGGGAGGCGCTTTGAAGGCCCGACCGTGTCTGACTGAGAAGACAGTGTCCGATATTTCGGCCGCCGCACCAAGACAGGTGTTGCTACGAAGTTCAGCACCTGAATGCGAGTTCGAGTCTCTAGCCCGATCTAGCTTACCTGTGGTGTCCCGATTCGGGCCGCGGTGGTCCACGCCTTCTCGGATGTCTGGAGGGATGCTGTCTTTGAAATCGACCAATACGTTTGCGTCTGCAAGGGTAAAAAGGCAACCGCTTTGTCGAGGCCTCTTCGTATCCTCATTAACAGCAACTTCCGAGGGTTCCGTGGAGAATAGCGGCAGTCATGACCGAAGTCGTCACCCCACTCAG GTGCCCTCGCCCGATGCTGAAGATGCAGCGCCACCAGCGACGGTTGGCACagtgatcttcgagaaagtctgGTCGCCTTGGACCAGTGCGTTCCACATGGAACCGCTGGTCATGGACCTAGTGACGGGTGCTCGAACTCCCAAACCCTTGCGCCAGGAAGGAGACGACAAAGTCAAGTCTCCCGCACCCTCAGGCAAGCCACCTTCGGGGAAGAGCCCCATGTCAGTTGCGGCTTCCCAAAAGCAGTCACTTGAAGAACCGCAGTCATCAAAGGCGCCATCACGTGGAG CTGCTTCCGTGGCGGGTGGTAGGACGCCCGCCGCGATTACTCCGGCCTTGCAAACGATTCCTGGCACTCCTATAACGCCATACACACCGGAGCTGGATTCGGAGATTTTTGAGGGGCCTGAGTCATACAAGGAGCCCGAGTACGAGCTCTCGGACACCACCATACTGGACGTGAACCCGAGCCTCCTGCTGCCGCTATCAGGATGTAACTTCCTCATCATAATCG TTTCGGCGATCGTCTTCCTGGGCTCCGTTTACGCGTATTTCGGCCGAGATAAGACCGAAACCGACGCCGCCTCACCCAACACGTGGCTGGTGTACCTGCTGCTGAACCTGGAGCTGCTGTTTATGTTCCTCTCCGTCGTCTACTTCGTCACCGCCTCCATCGGCTTCCTGGGCGCCCTTCGGCAAAACATCTCATTGCTGGATCTCTACGCGTCGCTTCAGGGATCCCTCATCAGCTGCCTGCTGGTGCTCATGTTCGTCGTGTTCTTCTTGCCGCTGATTGGCCGCGAGTTCGTCTTGTCGCACATCACGACTGACCTCATCGTCCACTACCGGGACGGCGCCGACTATCGCGCT CAAATCGACTACGTGCAGTCGTCTCTGCGCTGCTGCGGTGTGACGGACGAGTCTTACTTGGACTGGAACgcgaacgcttacttcaactgcAGCCCCACTAACCCGAGTGCTGAGCGCTGCTCCGTGCCCTCGTCTTGTTGCAAGGTCGTCGCACCCGGCGTTTACGACGATGTACCTGGGCCAGCAGAAGCGAGTGGAGGAGCCGGCGCAGATAAGTCGAGAGCCGCCAAGGCTACCAGTGATCACGTCGACGACGTCGCTGTCCCGTCAACTCTTTGCGGACGTGGTGTAATGAAGCTCGAGCACGCTGACGCTTGGAAG TGTCGTAGAGGTGGTGCTGTACACGTTGCTGCTGGTGCTCTTCCATCTCACTATCCTGGTGATTTCCATCGCCGTCAAGGGAGAGATTCGTGCACTAGGAAAAGTCTACGACAAGTACTACCGG GTCGTATACCACGGCCAGGCTCGCATGAAGAAAATGAAGGCGCCGGAACTGGACATGGATTTGGGCGCCGAGTCGGCGCGTCGGGCCCAGGGTCCTCCGCTGGTGGCGTCCGTCGAGGTTCGCAGGGAGCGGCACCGCAGGCGGTATCTCGGCCGTGGGTACGCGCCGCCCGCGTTGAAGCCCACGCCGCAAGCACCGTCCTAGGTCGGGACCACGGCATGTTGCCCGAACGACAGCAATGGACACACGCG ATGCAGCCAAGGGGTCGCCCTTAG
- the LOC135910115 gene encoding uncharacterized protein isoform X2, with protein MTSAISPQVAGTSIEEEPWCVLDDVLCETTGVLIEPRELAAADAETVAPKARARYRSIVTRARRTPKVMSLAGIRNALMWLPRSMIPLRRPSPLERPEYIQDMDSGLCDRSTRGCFKRQSSSEAESLKNILRRVSQDLPAQLGGALKARPCLTEKTVSDISAAAPRQVLLRSSAPECEFESLARSSLPVVSRFGPRWSTPSRMSGGMLSLKSTNTFASARVKRQPLCRGLFVSSLTATSEGSVENSGSHDRSRHPTQVPSPDAEDAAPPATVGTVIFEKVWSPWTSAFHMEPLVMDLVTGARTPKPLRQEGDDKVKSPAPSGKPPSGKSPMSVAASQKQSLEEPQSSKAPSRGAASVAGGRTPAAITPALQTIPGTPITPYTPELDSEIFEGPESYKEPEYELSDTTILDVNPSLLLPLSGCNFLIIIVSAIVFLGSVYAYFGRDKTETDAASPNTWLVYLLLNLELLFMFLSVVYFVTASIGFLGALRQNISLLDLYASLQGSLISCLLVLMFVVFFLPLIGREFVLSHITTDLIVHYRDGADYRAQIDYVQSSLRCCGVTDESYLDWNANAYFNCSPTNPSAERCSVPSSCCKVVAPGVYDDVPGPAEASGGAGADKSRAAKATSDHVDDVAVPSTLCGRGVMKLEHADAWKRVYTRGCGYAIFHYLESSVVEVVLYTLLLVLFHLTILVISIAVKGEIRALGKVYDKYYRVVYHGQARMKKMKAPELDMDLGAESARRAQGPPLVASVEVRRERHRRRYLGRGYAPPALKPTPQAPS; from the exons ATGACGTCGGCCATATCGCCTCAGGTAGCAGGAACCAGCATCGAGGAGGAACCCTGGTGCGTCTTGGACGATGTGCTGTGCGAGACTACTGGGGTCCTCATAGAACCACGTGAACTAGCGGCAGCAGATGCAGAGACTGTGGCCCCTAAGGCGAGAGCACGGTACCGGTCTATTGTTACTCGTGCACGGCGAACGCCTAAAGTCATGTCGTTAGCAGGAATAAGAAACGCGTTGATGTGGCTTCCACGTTCGATGATTCCTCTCAGGAGGCCTTCGCCTTTGGAGAGACCCGAATACATCCAAGACATGGATTCGGGTTTGTGTGACAGGTCGACGCGAGGATGCTTCAAACGACAGTCCTCCAGCGAAGCAGAAAGCTTGAAGAACATTCTGCGTCGGGTATCTCAAGACCTACCGGCGCAGTTGGGAGGCGCTTTGAAGGCCCGACCGTGTCTGACTGAGAAGACAGTGTCCGATATTTCGGCCGCCGCACCAAGACAGGTGTTGCTACGAAGTTCAGCACCTGAATGCGAGTTCGAGTCTCTAGCCCGATCTAGCTTACCTGTGGTGTCCCGATTCGGGCCGCGGTGGTCCACGCCTTCTCGGATGTCTGGAGGGATGCTGTCTTTGAAATCGACCAATACGTTTGCGTCTGCAAGGGTAAAAAGGCAACCGCTTTGTCGAGGCCTCTTCGTATCCTCATTAACAGCAACTTCCGAGGGTTCCGTGGAGAATAGCGGCAGTCATGACCGAAGTCGTCACCCCACTCAG GTGCCCTCGCCCGATGCTGAAGATGCAGCGCCACCAGCGACGGTTGGCACagtgatcttcgagaaagtctgGTCGCCTTGGACCAGTGCGTTCCACATGGAACCGCTGGTCATGGACCTAGTGACGGGTGCTCGAACTCCCAAACCCTTGCGCCAGGAAGGAGACGACAAAGTCAAGTCTCCCGCACCCTCAGGCAAGCCACCTTCGGGGAAGAGCCCCATGTCAGTTGCGGCTTCCCAAAAGCAGTCACTTGAAGAACCGCAGTCATCAAAGGCGCCATCACGTGGAG CTGCTTCCGTGGCGGGTGGTAGGACGCCCGCCGCGATTACTCCGGCCTTGCAAACGATTCCTGGCACTCCTATAACGCCATACACACCGGAGCTGGATTCGGAGATTTTTGAGGGGCCTGAGTCATACAAGGAGCCCGAGTACGAGCTCTCGGACACCACCATACTGGACGTGAACCCGAGCCTCCTGCTGCCGCTATCAGGATGTAACTTCCTCATCATAATCG TTTCGGCGATCGTCTTCCTGGGCTCCGTTTACGCGTATTTCGGCCGAGATAAGACCGAAACCGACGCCGCCTCACCCAACACGTGGCTGGTGTACCTGCTGCTGAACCTGGAGCTGCTGTTTATGTTCCTCTCCGTCGTCTACTTCGTCACCGCCTCCATCGGCTTCCTGGGCGCCCTTCGGCAAAACATCTCATTGCTGGATCTCTACGCGTCGCTTCAGGGATCCCTCATCAGCTGCCTGCTGGTGCTCATGTTCGTCGTGTTCTTCTTGCCGCTGATTGGCCGCGAGTTCGTCTTGTCGCACATCACGACTGACCTCATCGTCCACTACCGGGACGGCGCCGACTATCGCGCT CAAATCGACTACGTGCAGTCGTCTCTGCGCTGCTGCGGTGTGACGGACGAGTCTTACTTGGACTGGAACgcgaacgcttacttcaactgcAGCCCCACTAACCCGAGTGCTGAGCGCTGCTCCGTGCCCTCGTCTTGTTGCAAGGTCGTCGCACCCGGCGTTTACGACGATGTACCTGGGCCAGCAGAAGCGAGTGGAGGAGCCGGCGCAGATAAGTCGAGAGCCGCCAAGGCTACCAGTGATCACGTCGACGACGTCGCTGTCCCGTCAACTCTTTGCGGACGTGGTGTAATGAAGCTCGAGCACGCTGACGCTTGGAAG CGCGTTTACACTCGTGGCTGTGGCTACGCCATATTCCACTACCTTGAATCTAGTGTCGTAGAGGTGGTGCTGTACACGTTGCTGCTGGTGCTCTTCCATCTCACTATCCTGGTGATTTCCATCGCCGTCAAGGGAGAGATTCGTGCACTAGGAAAAGTCTACGACAAGTACTACCGG GTCGTATACCACGGCCAGGCTCGCATGAAGAAAATGAAGGCGCCGGAACTGGACATGGATTTGGGCGCCGAGTCGGCGCGTCGGGCCCAGGGTCCTCCGCTGGTGGCGTCCGTCGAGGTTCGCAGGGAGCGGCACCGCAGGCGGTATCTCGGCCGTGGGTACGCGCCGCCCGCGTTGAAGCCCACGCCGCAAGCACCGTCCTAG
- the LOC135910115 gene encoding uncharacterized protein isoform X3, protein MDSGLCDRSTRGCFKRQSSSEAESLKNILRRVSQDLPAQLGGALKARPCLTEKTVSDISAAAPRQVLLRSSAPECEFESLARSSLPVVSRFGPRWSTPSRMSGGMLSLKSTNTFASARVKRQPLCRGLFVSSLTATSEGSVENSGSHDRSRHPTQVPSPDAEDAAPPATVGTVIFEKVWSPWTSAFHMEPLVMDLVTGARTPKPLRQEGDDKVKSPAPSGKPPSGKSPMSVAASQKQSLEEPQSSKAPSRGAASVAGGRTPAAITPALQTIPGTPITPYTPELDSEIFEGPESYKEPEYELSDTTILDVNPSLLLPLSGCNFLIIIVSAIVFLGSVYAYFGRDKTETDAASPNTWLVYLLLNLELLFMFLSVVYFVTASIGFLGALRQNISLLDLYASLQGSLISCLLVLMFVVFFLPLIGREFVLSHITTDLIVHYRDGADYRAQIDYVQSSLRCCGVTDESYLDWNANAYFNCSPTNPSAERCSVPSSCCKVVAPGVYDDVPGPAEASGGAGADKSRAAKATSDHVDDVAVPSTLCGRGVMKLEHADAWKCRRGGAVHVAAGALPSHYPGDFHRRQGRDSCTRKSLRQVLPGRIPRPGSHEENEGAGTGHGFGRRVGASGPGSSAGGVRRGSQGAAPQAVSRPWVRAARVEAHAASTVLGRDHGMLPERQQWTHAMQPRGRP, encoded by the exons ATGGATTCGGGTTTGTGTGACAGGTCGACGCGAGGATGCTTCAAACGACAGTCCTCCAGCGAAGCAGAAAGCTTGAAGAACATTCTGCGTCGGGTATCTCAAGACCTACCGGCGCAGTTGGGAGGCGCTTTGAAGGCCCGACCGTGTCTGACTGAGAAGACAGTGTCCGATATTTCGGCCGCCGCACCAAGACAGGTGTTGCTACGAAGTTCAGCACCTGAATGCGAGTTCGAGTCTCTAGCCCGATCTAGCTTACCTGTGGTGTCCCGATTCGGGCCGCGGTGGTCCACGCCTTCTCGGATGTCTGGAGGGATGCTGTCTTTGAAATCGACCAATACGTTTGCGTCTGCAAGGGTAAAAAGGCAACCGCTTTGTCGAGGCCTCTTCGTATCCTCATTAACAGCAACTTCCGAGGGTTCCGTGGAGAATAGCGGCAGTCATGACCGAAGTCGTCACCCCACTCAG GTGCCCTCGCCCGATGCTGAAGATGCAGCGCCACCAGCGACGGTTGGCACagtgatcttcgagaaagtctgGTCGCCTTGGACCAGTGCGTTCCACATGGAACCGCTGGTCATGGACCTAGTGACGGGTGCTCGAACTCCCAAACCCTTGCGCCAGGAAGGAGACGACAAAGTCAAGTCTCCCGCACCCTCAGGCAAGCCACCTTCGGGGAAGAGCCCCATGTCAGTTGCGGCTTCCCAAAAGCAGTCACTTGAAGAACCGCAGTCATCAAAGGCGCCATCACGTGGAG CTGCTTCCGTGGCGGGTGGTAGGACGCCCGCCGCGATTACTCCGGCCTTGCAAACGATTCCTGGCACTCCTATAACGCCATACACACCGGAGCTGGATTCGGAGATTTTTGAGGGGCCTGAGTCATACAAGGAGCCCGAGTACGAGCTCTCGGACACCACCATACTGGACGTGAACCCGAGCCTCCTGCTGCCGCTATCAGGATGTAACTTCCTCATCATAATCG TTTCGGCGATCGTCTTCCTGGGCTCCGTTTACGCGTATTTCGGCCGAGATAAGACCGAAACCGACGCCGCCTCACCCAACACGTGGCTGGTGTACCTGCTGCTGAACCTGGAGCTGCTGTTTATGTTCCTCTCCGTCGTCTACTTCGTCACCGCCTCCATCGGCTTCCTGGGCGCCCTTCGGCAAAACATCTCATTGCTGGATCTCTACGCGTCGCTTCAGGGATCCCTCATCAGCTGCCTGCTGGTGCTCATGTTCGTCGTGTTCTTCTTGCCGCTGATTGGCCGCGAGTTCGTCTTGTCGCACATCACGACTGACCTCATCGTCCACTACCGGGACGGCGCCGACTATCGCGCT CAAATCGACTACGTGCAGTCGTCTCTGCGCTGCTGCGGTGTGACGGACGAGTCTTACTTGGACTGGAACgcgaacgcttacttcaactgcAGCCCCACTAACCCGAGTGCTGAGCGCTGCTCCGTGCCCTCGTCTTGTTGCAAGGTCGTCGCACCCGGCGTTTACGACGATGTACCTGGGCCAGCAGAAGCGAGTGGAGGAGCCGGCGCAGATAAGTCGAGAGCCGCCAAGGCTACCAGTGATCACGTCGACGACGTCGCTGTCCCGTCAACTCTTTGCGGACGTGGTGTAATGAAGCTCGAGCACGCTGACGCTTGGAAG TGTCGTAGAGGTGGTGCTGTACACGTTGCTGCTGGTGCTCTTCCATCTCACTATCCTGGTGATTTCCATCGCCGTCAAGGGAGAGATTCGTGCACTAGGAAAAGTCTACGACAAGTACTACCGG GTCGTATACCACGGCCAGGCTCGCATGAAGAAAATGAAGGCGCCGGAACTGGACATGGATTTGGGCGCCGAGTCGGCGCGTCGGGCCCAGGGTCCTCCGCTGGTGGCGTCCGTCGAGGTTCGCAGGGAGCGGCACCGCAGGCGGTATCTCGGCCGTGGGTACGCGCCGCCCGCGTTGAAGCCCACGCCGCAAGCACCGTCCTAGGTCGGGACCACGGCATGTTGCCCGAACGACAGCAATGGACACACGCG ATGCAGCCAAGGGGTCGCCCTTAG